One Solanum pennellii chromosome 9, SPENNV200 DNA segment encodes these proteins:
- the LOC107031766 gene encoding F-actin-capping protein subunit alpha-like isoform X2 translates to MIKMLEEDKDFLESETQLTDDQKIEIAKWFLLNAPAGEIQYVAKDVRAILKDENIYKKAAEESFPSYNKSHLICLEFPNRSGDVLITSFSEVDKDEYLDPRTAQVARVDHVKQVCKDVRPARDEELPSAFVEEYRYASVGSAMDAEIMKYVSETYPKGICSVYCTKGKDVEEPGFDFELVVVISAARHSPQNFCNGSWRSIWNIEFKDDIQSVEVRGEMQVGAHYFEEGNVQLDAKHKCKDTTLIQSPDDSAISLVNTIRHHETEYLASLQTSYLKLPDTTFKDLRRKLPVTRTLFPWHNTAQFSLTRDIEKELGIGK, encoded by the exons atgataaaaatgttaGAAGAAGACAAAGATTTCCTGGAATCAGAAACACAACTTACCGATGACCAGAAAATTGAGATTGCCAAATGGTTCCTTCTTAATGCCCCAGCCGGTGAAATTCAGTACGTCGCCAAag ACGTTAGAGCTATTTTAaaggacgaaaatatatataagaaagcGGCTGAGGAGTCATTTCCTTCGTACAACAAATCTCACTTGATTTGTCTCGAATTCCCAAACAGAAGTGGCGAT GTACTGATTACATCATTTAGTGAGGTTGATAAGGATGAGTATCTTGATCCCCGGACTGCCCAGGTTGCCAGAGTTGACCATGTCAAGCAA GTTTGTAAAGACGTTAGGCCAGCAAGAGATGAAGAACTTCCATCTGCTTTCGTGGAAGAGTATAGGTACGCATCTGTAGG GTCTGCCATGGATGCTGAAATTATGAAGTATGTGAGTGAAACATATCCAAAGGGCATCTGTTCAGTTTACTGTACGAAGGGAAAGGATGTGGAAGAGCCAGGATTTGACTTTGAACTTGTTGTTGTGATTTCAGCTGCTAGACATAGTCCTCAGAATTTCTG CAATGGAAGCTGGCGCTCAATATGGAATATTGAATTTAAGGACGATATTCAATCTGTAGAAGTGAGAGGCGAGATGCAG GTTGGCGCCCATTACTTTGAAGAGGGAAATGTACAGCTAGATGCAAAACACAAATGTAAGGATACAACGCTAATTCAG TCCCCAGATGATTCTGCAATTTCCTTGGTCAACACTATTCGCCACCATGAGACTGAGTATCTGGCTTCTCTTCAG ACATCTTACTTGAAATTGCCTGATACCACTTTCAAG GACTTGCGGAGGAAGCTTCCCGTTACTCGTACATTGTTCCCATGGCACAACACTGCACAATTTAGCCTTACAAGAGACATTGAAAAAGAACTTGGAATTGGAAAATAG
- the LOC107031766 gene encoding F-actin-capping protein subunit alpha-like isoform X3, with protein MIKMLEEDKDFLESETQLTDDQKIEIAKWFLLNAPAGEIQYVAKDVRAILKDENIYKKAAEESFPSYNKSHLICLEFPNRSGDVLITSFSEVDKDEYLDPRTAQVARVDHVKQVCKDVRPARDEELPSAFVEEYRSAMDAEIMKYVSETYPKGICSVYCTKGKDVEEPGFDFELVVVISAARHSPQNFCNGSWRSIWNIEFKDDIQSVEVRGEMQVGAHYFEEGNVQLDAKHKCKDTTLIQSPDDSAISLVNTIRHHETEYLASLQTSYLKLPDTTFKDLRRKLPVTRTLFPWHNTAQFSLTRDIEKELGIGK; from the exons atgataaaaatgttaGAAGAAGACAAAGATTTCCTGGAATCAGAAACACAACTTACCGATGACCAGAAAATTGAGATTGCCAAATGGTTCCTTCTTAATGCCCCAGCCGGTGAAATTCAGTACGTCGCCAAag ACGTTAGAGCTATTTTAaaggacgaaaatatatataagaaagcGGCTGAGGAGTCATTTCCTTCGTACAACAAATCTCACTTGATTTGTCTCGAATTCCCAAACAGAAGTGGCGAT GTACTGATTACATCATTTAGTGAGGTTGATAAGGATGAGTATCTTGATCCCCGGACTGCCCAGGTTGCCAGAGTTGACCATGTCAAGCAA GTTTGTAAAGACGTTAGGCCAGCAAGAGATGAAGAACTTCCATCTGCTTTCGTGGAAGAGTATAG GTCTGCCATGGATGCTGAAATTATGAAGTATGTGAGTGAAACATATCCAAAGGGCATCTGTTCAGTTTACTGTACGAAGGGAAAGGATGTGGAAGAGCCAGGATTTGACTTTGAACTTGTTGTTGTGATTTCAGCTGCTAGACATAGTCCTCAGAATTTCTG CAATGGAAGCTGGCGCTCAATATGGAATATTGAATTTAAGGACGATATTCAATCTGTAGAAGTGAGAGGCGAGATGCAG GTTGGCGCCCATTACTTTGAAGAGGGAAATGTACAGCTAGATGCAAAACACAAATGTAAGGATACAACGCTAATTCAG TCCCCAGATGATTCTGCAATTTCCTTGGTCAACACTATTCGCCACCATGAGACTGAGTATCTGGCTTCTCTTCAG ACATCTTACTTGAAATTGCCTGATACCACTTTCAAG GACTTGCGGAGGAAGCTTCCCGTTACTCGTACATTGTTCCCATGGCACAACACTGCACAATTTAGCCTTACAAGAGACATTGAAAAAGAACTTGGAATTGGAAAATAG
- the LOC107031766 gene encoding F-actin-capping protein subunit alpha-like isoform X1: MIKMLEEDKDFLESETQLTDDQKIEIAKWFLLNAPAGEIQYVAKDVRAILKDENIYKKAAEESFPSYNKSHLICLEFPNRSGDVLITSFSEVDKDEYLDPRTAQVARVDHVKQVCKDVRPARDEELPSAFVEEYRSAMDAEIMKYVSETYPKGICSVYCTKGKDVEEPGFDFELVVVISAARHSPQNFCNGSWRSIWNIEFKDDIQSVEVRGEMQVGAHYFEEGNVQLDAKHKCKDTTLIQSPDDSAISLVNTIRHHETEYLASLQVFTLFLHHIQPLFLSCHLTLPPSLPLSSTTSLSSLCCQYFRSKLLIDFLLADILLEIA; this comes from the exons atgataaaaatgttaGAAGAAGACAAAGATTTCCTGGAATCAGAAACACAACTTACCGATGACCAGAAAATTGAGATTGCCAAATGGTTCCTTCTTAATGCCCCAGCCGGTGAAATTCAGTACGTCGCCAAag ACGTTAGAGCTATTTTAaaggacgaaaatatatataagaaagcGGCTGAGGAGTCATTTCCTTCGTACAACAAATCTCACTTGATTTGTCTCGAATTCCCAAACAGAAGTGGCGAT GTACTGATTACATCATTTAGTGAGGTTGATAAGGATGAGTATCTTGATCCCCGGACTGCCCAGGTTGCCAGAGTTGACCATGTCAAGCAA GTTTGTAAAGACGTTAGGCCAGCAAGAGATGAAGAACTTCCATCTGCTTTCGTGGAAGAGTATAG GTCTGCCATGGATGCTGAAATTATGAAGTATGTGAGTGAAACATATCCAAAGGGCATCTGTTCAGTTTACTGTACGAAGGGAAAGGATGTGGAAGAGCCAGGATTTGACTTTGAACTTGTTGTTGTGATTTCAGCTGCTAGACATAGTCCTCAGAATTTCTG CAATGGAAGCTGGCGCTCAATATGGAATATTGAATTTAAGGACGATATTCAATCTGTAGAAGTGAGAGGCGAGATGCAG GTTGGCGCCCATTACTTTGAAGAGGGAAATGTACAGCTAGATGCAAAACACAAATGTAAGGATACAACGCTAATTCAG TCCCCAGATGATTCTGCAATTTCCTTGGTCAACACTATTCGCCACCATGAGACTGAGTATCTGGCTTCTCTTCAGGTTTTTACGTTGTTCCTGCATCACATTCAACCCCTCTTTCTATCATGTCACCTAACACTTCCCCCTTCCCTTCCCCTCTCTTCCACCACTTCTCTGTCAAGTCTCTGTTGCCAGTATTTTCGTTCAAAGTTACTGATCGACTTTTTACTGGCAGACATCTTACTTGAAATTGCCTGA